The window GTGACGTGCTGCGAACAGAAGATCGTTTAACGGCTGAAAGTCAAAAGGTCCGATTTTTCCAACGCTCGTGTGTGTGGTCGGATGCTTTTCATCAAACGGCTGCAGCGACTGACCCAGAGAAATGAAGCCGACGTGAGCTCAGAGCGAAGCTGGTGATGTTGGGAGAATGATGGGAAAGGGATTTGTACTGAGCTCTGCGTTAAGCTGAAGCTGTTAAACAGGGTCACTACTCCATAAAGTACCGTAACAGAAACCAAACAGTTGGATGAATGCTCAGCCTCTGCTTGTCGTTACTAAGCCAGCATCTTGTAAGGAGCCAGCGGCGGCACGGTCTCCCGTATCGGTGGCTGGAGGCTGCCGGCGTGCTAAGGCGTGCCGCTGACTGGGGGCTCCTCTGGGACTCTGGGTCATTGCATCCCAAACCACTGCTCCTGATCAGCCCACTGAGCAGCTTCACTGTCGCTACCCTCCAGATCTCCATCCTCCCCGCTGCCCTCCATGTCATCGCCGTCCAGCTCCACCGTGGCGTCCGTGGGgctctcctccttctccatcTTCTGCATGCCCTCCAAAGACTTCTGGTCGTTGGGATCCAAGCTGAAAGAAAGCGGTTCAATACGAACACTCGTAATGTCCATTTAAAGGGTTGAAAATGTACCTTTTTGGTTGAAACTAAACCCAGAACTCATGGAGATGTACCTCAGTGCTATGCTGTACTGGTCCATGGCCTCTTGGTAATCGTTGACGGCCACCAGGAAATCTCCCAGCATCCTGTGCAGGACGCAGTCACTCTGATTGGCCAGGGCGTTTCGTAGGAGGGCAATCCCTTCCTCGTATTTCTGTTCCCGatcttcacaaaaaaacaaagttcattCAATTTTATGCAGGCTaattctctcccccccccccccccccccccccgtcacacacacacacacatataaacgTGGACGCCTCATTGGCCGCAGGTTTGCACGtcgacgtcaccgccatattgtatgtggcagagaGTAGTGAACAtctatgttccctgtgtgtgttttaagtATTTAGATAGAAGGATATATATGGAGCTTATATATAGTTGTAAAGAAATATAtacagattaattgattgagaTTGGCAGAACAGAGAtctattgattgattgatggttttatagatggatagattgatacatgatagaaaaaagaaaaatatattattatatgtgtatgtgttatgaatataaagatcaagtggttaaatctaaacattgtggtcttcattatttcaaaactgtgtgaaccttttaagttctggtatagacacagattagcaacagactttttgggggagtattaaagagataaaattactaatgagaaaaaagtcatagtgtggtaatatgagaaaaacatcattatgagaattaaggggggacatttccagaatagtcacagtttgtaGAACTATTTCAGTattggagtaatagggccaggttagattattttaattattattttttacaagtataaagtcaggagaatgaagccaaagggatatgaaaataaactcggaatattacaaaaataaaaatgttacgaATAtaaaagtatattctgagattaaagtccctctgatactgtttaagtgactgagtctaactgcggatttgccacattcaacatggcggacgctctgacgcatccccagcataggcagaacccgcccaacgaggcgtctacgtttatgatgtctatggtcACGCAGCTCTGGCCGTGCTCTCTGAGGCTACGTACTGAGCAGTTCGGCCTTTTTCACCACCGCCTTGGTGTAGTCGGGTCTCTGGGCGAGGGCTTTGTCCAGCAGCGCTTTGGCTTTTTCTTGAGTCACGGGGTCTTCCAGGCACACAGTGGCGAGGATGGTCAGGGTCTGCGCGTTGGCCCCCAGAGTCTTATAGATGTTGTTGGCCATTCCCATAGCTTCTCGAATCCCGTTGGACGCCAGGTAACAGTCGATCAGACCTGAAGTTGATCACAGGCAGGTTAATGGAGGCAGATCAGCAACGCCGTCCTCCCACAACACCCAGACCATCAAACAACAACATGCCTTCATAGCAGTCAAGTCTGCAGGGGGCTAACCGCATGGCCTCCCTGAAATGAATGATGGCCTCCTGAACTCGGCCCATGTTCCTCAGTGCTGCCCCCTTCAGCAGGAGGGCCTGCACGCTGTTGCTGTTGAGCTGGATGGCTTTAGCGCCCAGGTAGAGGGCTCTGGAGTAGCGCTTGCTATAGAAGCTGTGGCAGCTGTggacaaaacacacaaatgtgtCGACTTATACCGCTCAACCAGACCACGATGTCAGCACATGAGTGAAATAACGAACGGAGTCTGTCTATCCCGCTAAAAGCCTGTCTGAAGTTTAAGAGAACCACTGAGACGGTCCATTATTCCAGGACTCACCCAGAGATCACCCAGGGTTCAGCGTGCTGGTCAGAGATGTTAAATAACCGTCCTCCAAGGACTTCCACGTCTTCCAGGTGTCCCTCCCGGGCCATCAAATAGCCATAAACGTCCATGCCTGTAGGTaacgaaaagaaaaaagggtttCAGGTCCTCTGAGCCTTTCCTGTAAATGTAAAACACGGCAGCTGGTTGGAGGTCATGAAAAGATTATTGGTGGACAAAAAAGCAGGATTTAAGATTTCATCCCAAACAAGACAAGCACGGGGAGACCTCCTCTGACTCGCCTTTGATGAGGTACGGGTCCAGCATCTGAGCCTGTTCAAACTTCAGGATGGCGTTTTTGGTGTCTCCTGCCCTGAAATAGACATCCGCCAGGCTCACCAGGAGGTCCACGTTGTCCCGCAGCAGTGACTTCTTCTCCAGAGAGCTGCGGGGAGGACGGgttgaggtttttattttagggaATTCGCTCGGCTGGTACACGGCGTCAGAGCGGTTCTCACCAGATCGTGTTGATGGCCCTCTGGTTGTCCCCCGCATGGATGAAGGCGTACGCTTTGGTCCACACAGAGAGCCAGTCCAGATTAGGAAGAGTCTGGATCACATCGATAGTCATGGAGGCCACCTCTGCTCCTTTCACCGACAGAGAAAGGAGGCCTGGAAGACAAATGGggatttttgatttattttctacgGTTAGCTGGAGCTAGCGGCCATCTACGTCCAAGCAGTGTGTTTAAACGCCTGGATAACCGAGTCTGTGGGTGGCCCTGCTCACACGCGCCTTTTCAACTCCGCTCACTGACTCTCAGGTGACTaagaactagggctgaacgattttggaaaataatctaattgcgattttttttcttaatattgcgatttaatgcgattttttccccagtttaatttatcatgtctttttaaacatatacaaacaataaatcaatttgtttcctcgttGTGCAAATTAgctgctaaaagacccgcagcatttAAACTcagtgcagaaatgattgcgttctgcctacgatatatttcaaccaaaattgcaattttgacttttctctgcattaaccacaagcaacaaaaatggcctctaaaaaaaagatgtttgtaaacaaggactatttaaaacaagaactttttattaatcaaaatattgttcaagagaacagcttttagttgatttggacatcaaaccttgttgaacataaagtccaaccaacaagcaagtctatgtattaaactgattgacctgtacttaatgctttgtatgattatataaactctaaaacaagtaataaaatttgattatctcactgctgcaactgttttcccttccatgtggagcaaactcactttaaacattttaccaacacctaatggacgtgtctaattccctgattgttacatagccaaaaatcgcagactctgcgatttggaaattgcgtttttttaaatcgcgattatattgaaaatgcgattaattgttcagccctactaaGACCAGTGCAGGGTGATGGCCACGGTAAagcatttactgtttttaggGTCTCTGCCCATGTGGAAGACCCACTTGTGCCCCAAGttttaacttcctggctgagGTCCGGAGATTTCGAGTCAACGTTGCCACAATGCAGCAACACCCACCAACCATTATACCGCCACGCCTGTACTTCACAGCtgggatggtgttctcaggcATGCAAACGTTTGACCTCAAACAGACACGTGGCGCTTCCTGATATCTTTgctgatttcttttgatttgTCCATCATGTCTCACACAGAAGCAGAGGGATAACATCTGCCCACAGCTTTGCCTCCAGCTGACTCAAAATCTTAGCGTACGTAAACTTCTGCAGTTTCAGAAAGTAaggaatgactttttttttctccgggcattcagtaaataaaatgatttttataATCCTAACAGACCTAAAActagaaaagtttttttttcctaacttgTATCTACGTATCTGGTTTCCACGTGATGGTGGCGGGTGGACTGCAGAGACGGTGGCTGTGCGTACCGATGATGGCGTCCAGGGCGAGGGGACACTGTCTGAGCACTTCTTTGTAGCTCGTCACGGCAGAACGCTCCTGACCGGCTTTCCTGTACAGGTTGGCCAGCATCATGTTGATCTGAGGACGGGAGGAACGACAACGTCTCATTTTAGTCACCATTACTCCATGAAACAGCGCGAGAAAACAGACAAGTCTGATGCAGATCAATTTagtatttgttcatttatttttaacgtTAAAGGAGCAAAAAGTATGAAAATTAGTAACAACACTATTTTGTTTcatgtgttgttctgatttcttttatttaacctttatttacacAGTTATTCTCATTAAGATGCAGGATCTCATTCTGAAGAGAAACCTGTgtgataaacaaacaaaaaactaattttacaaACAGTAACAATACAAGTAATTCAAACATTTGACTCAATTAATGAACCCAGTAAAATATGACTTAAAAACAAGAGCAGGTTGCCTAagatgatttctcttttttagaTGTAAATTGTCCCAGAGGAATCAAAGCGGATAGTTTCACATCCTGCTGCAGAGGGGGGTCCAGGTTGACGGGGCAGCGTATGAAAATGCTCTTTCCCTAAGCTCTGATCGTACTAACGGAGCACTGAAGGAGTGGAAGTCCTGAGAGCGAAGCTGTGGCTGCACTGTCAGCGTGTGTTATGAGGACAGGTAAGGCGGTAACTTTATGGATGAAAACGCACCAATGCGTAAGTCTACGGCTCGATAAGGATGACCAGTTCACCAGAGACTATAAATTACAGTGGTGGGTAAGAGATCCATGTTCTGAACCTTAATGCTCCATAATAGACAGCACCCAACATCCACAGAGATGATTACACACTGTAATCCAACAGAGGCAGGAAGATCATTAAAACAAGACGCTTAGTTGCACTCTAAGAAGAGCAAGATctatttctaaagaaaaattCTAGTTTTATcttcaacatttttacattttcaatatGTGATTTAAAGGAGAGCTTATTGTCAGTTTCTAAGCCAAGGTACACATATGTTCCAGCATACTCTATTGGTGTACCGCtcaatgtttttaacaaaaggAAGAACTTGTGCAACCTTTTTGTGGTTCATTTTCACAGCATTTAGGACGAGTCTCTGGTGAAGCAAGTCGGCCTGAATGTTGTCAAACGCAGACCGCAGTCACCCAAGCACAGCAGGAACTGTTTCGGCATGGCAGTAAACTACAGCGTCATCCGCATAACAATGTGTACAAGCGTCAGTAGTATTCGTACCAGCATCATTTACATATATCGAAAACAAAGTTGGACCTAAAATGGAACCCTGTGGCGCCTTTTCTGTGATGTTTGAGTAATCTGATGAGAAACCGCCTTGTTGGACGCATCGTCTATGATTTGACAGATAATTAGAAAAGCAGCTTCCAGCAGCATGTGATAAACCAGTATGTGACAGCTTTTGACAAAAGGACGGTATGATAACCGCGTCAGGCAGGTCAATGAAAAGAGGAGCGCGGTAGTGATTAGCCTCCAAGGCTTCCAGGATGTAGTTGCTGCAACTTTTACAGTTTCCTGAAAGCCGACTGATGACATGACACGATATTAGCCCTCCACAAATATTCTTTGAGCCGATTATTAACTAGGCTTTCAAAGACCTTGGTTAAAACACAAAGTTTTGAAATGGGACAATAAAAAGGGGAGAACAAGAAGCAGCCTTCCACATATCTGGCATTTGGAGGTTTGCAAAGAGAGATTAAAAATATGAGCGACTGGTTCATTTATAATGTCTGctgctaaaattaaaaaaataaggaggAAGGTTGTCAGGTCGCACAGgtttatggaaaaaaagagaaggtgTTTCTGTTGAGCGGGCGATTCATGGAGGAAGTGAGAGACTGACCATCTAAGACGGGTCAAATAAGGATCCAGAGGTAATGCAATATCTGTTAACATATTTTATACAATAACCTGCTCAAACGTTGCTGTGTGATCAGTCTGGAATCATACAACTCTGTGGCAGtgagccgttttttttttttttttttgtttttaccccaaatcatttctaaaagaaaacaaactagtATAAAAACTGTGACCGAGTTGCAAAAAGCACCACTGTACCTTTGGAGTCCTTTGTCTTGATGGAATCCCATCCAGCACAGCTATAGCGTCTTTATCCAGCTTCAAAATGGTGTAGCATTCAGCTATCTTGTACTTCACCTCTATTTCTGATGGCAAGCTCTGAAAGACAAAATTGCCCTGCTTATAAATATACTTTGATCAGGAACCCTGGTGCCTGACATCTCCTCTTTAAGACGAAGAACAAAACTATACTTTAgctgtttttggaaaaataatcaCAGGTTAACTTGAAACATTTATAAGCATCTTGTGAAAACCAGACAGTCCAAACATGAACCAAATAGTGCGTAATAGAAATTCAGGGCAGTATACTACAGTACAGCTGGTTCTACAAATGttcaataaacatttgtttaaagaaaaaaaaaaaaagcatctctcCTTGCTATTAGGAAGCTGTTGCACAATgtgagccgacaatattaagaccacatcgtAGCGAGACTaaataaggtaagaagaaaacagcacagctattagCAATGAtgttttatggagcgctagctgcTTCTGCTGTATGTGGACGTGTAGTGAGAGTCAGGTGAGGgacgtgaaagacggataaaatgtgacatgaccgTCCAGACagcggacgctttgaaaaacaaaaacaaaaaaaacatatgttttcGAAATCGTACCACATATGGAAATCCTTGGCACAAATCGGATTTTATGGGGTGAAAAAGATCGGATGTGGAtggcatttccctgcagtgtgagtGTAGGCTATCAGGAGGCTTTTGCCCTCTCCTACCAACAGGACCAACTAGTATACCTCTGGATACCGGagagatttttgtcttttttccattttgtttcttATAGTTCTGGTGTTGACTGTGTTGTGATGGTCGATTGTTTACAACCTTCTTCCAGTCATAATGCAACCTGACGCTGTAAGATTCACCTCACTGAATGTGAATGGTTTAAATAATCCGATAAAAAGGGGGAAGGTTCttacaaagtttaaaaaagaaaaaactaagaTAATCTTCCTGCAGGAAAGCCATTTGTCTGAAATGGAGCACAAAGAATAAATAGTAAATAGGGGCTTTAGAAATGCATTCTATAGTTCATTTAAAGGAGGAAGTAAAAGGGGGGTGGCAATCCTGATTTCTAATCATGTCAAATTTGaatgtttaaaagaaattaaagaacaaaGATGGAAGATACATTCGGATAAGGGGAAACCTGGAAGACCAAACGGTCACATTGTTTAATATTTATGCACCACCAGAATCTGTCTATAAATCAGGTACATCAATGTAACAATAGCAGAACTGGCAGTAATGGACGTTTGGAGAGAATCTCACCCGTTTGAGAGGGATTACACATTCTACTCTGCTCCACACTGAATGCCATGTTTTTCATGAACATAGAAGACCGGTTTAGGATTGCAGGACGTCAGATATGGACGGCCGATCATTGCGCTTTGAAATTAACATTGAACCTCAGCAGAAAACCTAGGATCACAAACTGGAGGTTAAATGTTGGTAAAGAAAATAACTAAACTAAATAACTGGCCAGGCAATTGAGAAACAAACAACTCAATACTATCAATAAAATCACAGACCCTACCTCCAGATCGTTGTTGTACAAACCAGAGGAAATCCAAAAGGCCTTTGAAGGCTATTACTCAGACCTGTACTCTCAACCAGAACCACCACATgataaaactattaaaacatTCTTAAAACTCACTGGATCTTCCAAGTATAGGAAAAATCACAAAATTCTACATTGTGTGCACAGATGACAGAAAAGGAATTAGAAACtacaataaaatgaatgaaatcgAACAAAACTCCAGGAACCAATGGCGATCCTAATGGTATAGGATATTTGAGAAAGAGCTGTATCCCATGCTGCTAGCATCCTTTAATCAAACACTGAAGAAAGGTATCCTACCCGTTTCATGGGAGCAGGTAAAAAGATATTTAcccatttaaaatgttgttagCAGCAGCAAAACAAGCCGTCACACGCAAATGGTACAAACAACAACGCCCTACACTTAGAAACTGGACGGACATTGTGGAAAAAATTCACAGTATGGAAAGACTTTCTCGTATAATGAGGTTGCAACAAGCAAAATATGAAgatttttggggaaaaaaactgacaatATATGTTAACGACAACTGATCACCTGCTCTGTGTGCGTCGGATTGTTTGTTAGAATTTGtatctttaaaaacaataaaagagagaacataaagcTCAGACTAAAAGAACAAATCTGCTGAACGCATTTTGTTATGTGAAGAGGCGCTCCTAAGGCTCCATCTCAATTTTCTCCTTTGCAAAATTTGATGAAAGCTTCCCAAGAAAAAAGTCAGCTACATAACAACTAAAACAGTACAAAACGGTGAAAGGGCGACATGCCCAGCACCTTCCACAGTTTGGTTCTCTGTCAACGTCCAAAAGACGCAGCTCCCTTCCTTTTGTCCTTTTctctcatttaatttttttaaatattgttgtttttagcaGGACCTGGTAGCTAAGGTATGCCACATTCGCTGGTCGGAAAAAACATTGGGCTTTTTCACGTTACATGATGGATGATCGGGCtgggaaaaagaataaaataaatctgccaATTTCAGTCACTAACTCGTTCTCGGTGCATCTCTGGAATAAAAATACATCCATTAACCATAATAATATGATCCAGCAAAGCTGATGTGGTGACAGCGCAGAATGAGCTGCTTTAAAGTCAGCATCAGGAaagcagaacaaacaaaaagcccAAACCTGTGCTTGAATGTTGGCCGCAGCTCCACCAGTGGAGGTACGAACTTTAGATGTTTTGTTGAGCACCTTCTTCTGCTGAAGCGCCATGCTGTATTTGCAGGCGGCATTACGGTATTCCTTATCGTGGAAGATGGCATCAGCATGGTAAACCAGGAGCTGGTACTTCTGGGCTGGTGAGAACAGCTCCCTGAAATCAGGCACATGCAGATTAATACATGACcgaaaagctaaaaaaaacaaacagagctaATTCAGCCTGTGGGAGACGACAGCAAACAGTGAAGGTTGTGATTATTTGACAGCTGTCTTTCTCTAACATCGTTAATACAACCCGTAAACGTCAGATTAACCCACTTTGGAAAAATCCACAATACAAATGATCAGCTGCTGGGTACTCCGTTGCATACCGGAGCCCTGCGTACGACTGTGTTGGAGCTACATGCTCCTTCGTGACTTGTAATATTTCGATCTAATTTTGTGAGGTAATGCTCTTAAACAGAGCTCTATGAATGTTGCAATCATTACTATTAACTGTCGTTGTTGTGTaatgtgagagagaaaaaacccATTCATCAGGAACTAGACGGGCCCCAAACTGACATTACTGATATTATTACTTACGGATTATTATTACTCATCGTTAGCAACAAACTGCTCAATATGCGGACATTGGAGTACAGGCCGGCCGCAGCCATATCCCGAACGTGGTCCACTACATTCATTTTGGATAAAAGCTTGTTGAACCTTTCTGCGTCCAGCTTAAAGTTTGAGTCAGTAAACAGCTAAAGGGCGCTAGCTAGCATCCGATGTATTAAATATGGCGCCGCACGGCCTTCCTTCCGCGTACTGCTGCCTTCCGGCGCTCCTCACTAGCTCGTATTCTTCTGCAACTGTACAATGTCGGGTCCTTAGGATGACCTTGACTGTAgtttgaaaatacttttttttttttatttgatattgtTAATGCATTCCTAAAGTTGTGAGGGTTTGTACTTTGTCTCTTTTGAAGTTAAGATGCAACATACTATATTTCCGATTTATTTGAACGCATCtcaaaatcaaaaaaacaaacaacaacaaaaaaccgtaaataataaaacacactgaaagACATTCTGAATGCATTCTTTTGTGTATTTTCAATTATTATTTGcctggtatttttttattatttatttttaatttatttattttctgactgAGTCTAACTCCTCACGAGCTCAAACATGTGTTACGCCAAATATATTTGATCTCGTAAGGAGTTTAAATTCACTTATTTTTGTACTCACAACGACATGATagttacaatttatttaaaaaactaaatttactgtgtgtgcgtgtgcaacCTAAACCGGTGTCTGCTTCAAAGATAATGCCCccctgtgaagaaaaaaaaagacagcttgtTCATACTGAGGAAACACTGCGTTCTTGGCCGATTTAGACGCGCATGCGCGCACGCTCGCCGTCCACCGAATGTTGTGTCAAAGTAGCCAGCAGTTGGCATCGCAGCGCCTCGTTTCTGTCCCGGTTCTAGCTCTGGTTTTCCGAAGGTGTTTGCCTACAGACAGCGTTTTTTCCCTCGGTTCCGTTCGCGTACCATGACCGAACAATCAGCATTACTTCTTCGAAAACAATTAGCAGGTAATATGAGCATTCGTCGTCACGGCGAAACAAAGGTTGTGTGTATAACCGCTGCGCTAACGCTAGCTTGCCAGTGAGCTACGCGAAGCGGTGTTTACGCCATCGGGGGCTAACACAGCAGCATAAAGGCTGCCTTTATCAACACGCTTCGGCGTGTGGCTGGGCTGTTTAGGTTAGCGAATCGCTTTTAGGCTTCCAGGCGTATATTTAGAGCTATAGCAGACGACATATCCATCTAAACTAGTACACACTCGTAACGTGAGCCCTGCTAGCCGCTAGCTAGTTTGGTATTAGTTGTCAGACAGAACAAAGGAATAATCAACCCAAGAACATCTCCTGCCTTGATCACTAATGCAGGCTAATGATAGTTGCAAGTACCGCGATCCTTACAAAGGAGCACACGTTGCTGCGTGTGTAAACAGACAGTGGGGACGAACACAGGctggaaatgtgtttatttaaggTCGTATCTCAGGTATCTGTTGACGTATGTGTGTGGAGCTGTGATGCTGCTAAATGTCCCACTTTGACGGTAGGTGTCCCAGTAATCAGGCCCAGGTCTGCTGGCTTCTTTTATCTTCGCAGTTTGTTTGTAAGGGttcgtgattttttttttttttttttttttttctgatgatgCCAAACAGCTGAGTCTCTTCGCCGGAACTGGAGATGGCTCCTCAGCAATAAATCAGGCTGTTCCCACTCCATGTTAACAAATGCACGAGCAGACGCTGGATATTGAGACCAAAGTTTCCGCATAAACAGCTTGCGTTTATTaagttgtttctttgttttcggtttttaaaaaaaatacacgttTGCCATATTTTCACAAAGATTGCAGCTCATGTTTCCCTCCTTGCTTAAAAGCGTTACAGTGAATGACACTGCGTGGCAccttgttatatttatttaaaccaaacTTGAAAGTCATGAATCAAATCGGGTATGATGATGATTTTCAGCTGCGCTTTAAATTACAGAAAGGGGCTCAAAATTGTTGGAAGTTTTAGAAAGAGTGATCATGGATTTGGCCCTCACTGCGAGACATCTCAGGATGCACTTTTATTATGGCGTTAGGGTCTATTTATCACCTGAATACATTTATGGGAACTAGTATTGGGTAGAGGTTCAATAGAGGTTCATGATCCTCTTCGTGGCCgattcctgtttttctttgacGCATGACTAGCCCAATCCGATTTTACGTAGATCGGTTAGATTTAattaatggaagaaaaaaatatcaggaGTCAATCAGAGAAAGATTAGCTGATTCCGATCCTTGGCCGATTGATTGGGGCGGCGATATTT of the Fundulus heteroclitus isolate FHET01 chromosome 12, MU-UCD_Fhet_4.1, whole genome shotgun sequence genome contains:
- the anapc7 gene encoding anaphase-promoting complex subunit 7, translated to MNVVDHVRDMAAAGLYSNVRILSSLLLTMSNNNPELFSPAQKYQLLVYHADAIFHDKEYRNAACKYSMALQQKKVLNKTSKVRTSTGGAAANIQAQSLPSEIEVKYKIAECYTILKLDKDAIAVLDGIPSRQRTPKINMMLANLYRKAGQERSAVTSYKEVLRQCPLALDAIIGLLSLSVKGAEVASMTIDVIQTLPNLDWLSVWTKAYAFIHAGDNQRAINTICSLEKKSLLRDNVDLLVSLADVYFRAGDTKNAILKFEQAQMLDPYLIKGMDVYGYLMAREGHLEDVEVLGGRLFNISDQHAEPWVISGCHSFYSKRYSRALYLGAKAIQLNSNSVQALLLKGAALRNMGRVQEAIIHFREAMRLAPCRLDCYEGLIDCYLASNGIREAMGMANNIYKTLGANAQTLTILATVCLEDPVTQEKAKALLDKALAQRPDYTKAVVKKAELLNREQKYEEGIALLRNALANQSDCVLHRMLGDFLVAVNDYQEAMDQYSIALSLDPNDQKSLEGMQKMEKEESPTDATVELDGDDMEGSGEDGDLEGSDSEAAQWADQEQWFGMQ